Proteins co-encoded in one Podospora pseudoanserina strain CBS 124.78 chromosome 7 map unlocalized CBS124.78p_7, whole genome shotgun sequence genomic window:
- the PBN1 gene encoding protease B nonderepressible form (EggNog:ENOG503NU5X; COG:S), protein MRERITFVQKEGDSIEPTALKVDGNGLKGPEVKAVREDRLTFALDELPAELKALLEGVNQLHVRWVSPVAYEAVSPLLARLPPGFHLFYTPGSDASINPCPLLTKAFGLDSCSSPSDSFTTLPTDRFTHSTTHQFYQPLPSLKAFAHFARSLLCPPGSPSSCSSRLGSLTAASQLDLSYDTISHTLRLTSLWPYSPQSLSASLLSPTIRTEIGILSQTSPKTLEPHEIGISGLLTVLGQSTTPSPTLFSFPSRHRDSSSSFQAHFLPPTGLHPTLQLSISSPSPPAKSPTEETCRLHGYFTLPKTLFPDRHQLNDPLFLSSKNLTAVRYITPGIDLEAPEYVTSTWGSALLLELAPPHSSSGKEWTAEIPLHLRYLPPSLTGYQKAEVPYPALFWACTAEEGTKFPGNPFEKDRVGYDGLFGERTVFWHLNPSPADGKLVNTVKVPVLNLEKADWVGTVTGAVVVAGFAWVVIKLLGVVVMGGKKLGEDKKKKQ, encoded by the exons ATGAGGGAAAGAATTACGTTTGTGCAAAAGGAGGGTGACTCGATAGAGCCCACAGCCTTGAAAGTCGACGGCAACGGACTGAAGGGCCCAGAAGTGAAGGCCGTCCGCGAAGACAGGCTGACATTTGCCCTGGATGAGTTGCCTGCCGAACTCAAAGCCTTGTTAGAGGGTGTCAACCAACTACACGTCCGATGGGTCAGTCCCGTCGCATATGAGGCTGTTAGTCCATTACTAGCACGTCTTCCTCCTGGCTTCCACCTGTTCTACACTCCTGGCAGTGATGCATC AATCAACCCctgccccctcctcaccaaagcATTCGGCCTCgactcctgctcctccccctcggactccttcaccaccctcccaaccgACCGCTTCACCCACTCCACAACCCACCAATTctaccaacccctcccctccctcaaagcCTTCGCCCACTTCGCCAGatccctcctctgccccccAGGCTCCCCTtcatcctgctcctcccgcCTCGGTTCCCTCACCGCAGCCAGCCAACTCGACCTCTCCTACGATACAATCTCTCACACCCTCCGCCTAACCTCCCTCTGGCCTTACTCCCCCCAATCCCTATCAgcatccctcctctcccccaccatccgcaCCGAAATCGGCATCCTttcccaaacctcccccaaaaccctcgaACCCCACGAAATCGGCATCTCAGGCCTCTTGACCGTCCTAGGGcaatcaaccaccccctccccaacattattctccttcccctcccggCACAgggactcctcctcctccttccaagcCCACTTCCTCCCCCCGACAGGcctccacccaaccctccagctatcaatctcctccccttcacccccggCAAAATCCCCTACTGAAGAAACCTGCCGTTTACACGGGTACTTCACCCTTCCCAAAACCCTCTTCCCTGATCGTCACCAGCTCAACGATCCCCTTTTTCTGTCGTCTAAAAACCTGACTGCGGTTCGGTATATCACCCCTGGAATCGATCTCGAAGCACCAGAGTATGTAACCTCCACATGGGGCTctgccctccttctcgagcttgctcccccccattcttcttctggaaAAGAATGGACAGCCGAAATCCCGCTTCATCTACGGTATTTGCCTCCCAGTTTAACCGGGTATCAAAAGGCGGAGGTGCCCTACCCGGCATTGTTCTGGGCTTGCacagcggaggaggggacgaAATTCCCGGGCAACCCCTTTGAGAAGGACAGGGTGGGCTAtgatgggttgtttggggagaGGACGGTGTTTTGGCACTTGAATCCCTCGCCCGCGGACGGGAAACTGGTAAACACTGTCAAGGTCCCGGTGCTGAACCTGGAGAAGGCAGACTGGGTCGGGACTGTGACCggggccgtggtggtggctgggtttGCGTGGGTGGTGATCAAGTTGCTTGGGGTcgtggtgatgggtgggaAGAAGCTTGgtgaggacaagaagaaaaagcagTGA
- a CDS encoding uncharacterized protein (COG:A; EggNog:ENOG503NVAJ) → MSTSRPGEHLTIGYPPQTVSAQNRSNSPTSTSPNDPQSAGSTLRSPYGLSPGLTPTSKMPGASRSGAGSPNHEMAASGRLFSKRAREIQAQEGIPGIPVNPWGGPPTSGNSTPLRENIPESPTDGFPDFAQLPTPQELPSTRRARAGTVPSRFSPGGAGNGLLAIPSLASKTSRPSPSQTPFKSPSPGIESSGNDISNASALLSRLRAGSMPQRSPFAHVPGTSSPFGPSIFSSWNPTGTGRDRGNTLASIASVPSNGPSSPAQSHFSREGNAESDVHMRTLDYLGLAETPQPARAQIATPTYVPNYADFSKAANRFRSYSVNNKDRYADEDEDDYDDPVMMMENQYLQIQDQLAATNAAIQQHNLAVQAFANQAARPRARTAGVLDTPASRVLRNYYPTPSRLDESITASDIRVSGDKEYDDLPQAVAGLSLGRSNSRNNGLLSAEEQGLEGPTSALWLGSIPTSTTTSTLTEMFKSYGPILSARVLTHKNCGFVNFERVDSAISAKNTMNGKEIFPGAGPIRINFAKPPSASNTPGHDGAMPSPSPDPFSKGQDNAQGMGTGAPGDSSPAALVGTATPTVPPLAEMTGDILSIVVQFGATEEDKYNISASLQRAIQYGEFVDEIPPIKEPAHTRIHDAPKLRDIRKRIDNQALSQAEIESIAVDMLPEIAELSSDYLGNTVVQKLFEHCSDDVRDQMLAEIAPHMAEIGVHKNGTWAAQKIIEVCKTPHQMNLIVQHLRPYTIPLFLDQYGNYVLQGCLKFGSPHNDFIFETMLSRMWEAAQGRYGARAMRACLESHHATKDQQRLLAAAIALHSVQLATNANGALLLTWFLDTCTFPQRRTVLSPQLVPYLVNLCTHKVAYLTVLKVINQKAEGDARDTVLKALFFTPNDQVLEAILSDHACGATLIFKVLTTPFFDETIRSQVVETVKNVLIRIKAQPGQGYKRLMDEVGLSTRSGGGGGNSASRDHSNDNRQRPGSRQTPGNAQHHQQPQQAQQAQQQQQQGGQYNGNAAPQYYNHLNAPAGVPGYDMAYGVPRGEGVDAGLTQQFPTFQQGAMYNAPNTPMAPASIQQMQYQQALMRGGPPMSNYYSAAVPAGFNGYPDQYRNTGSPIQPPSAQLSNVPGQAPFPPAPGFGMNMSYGYGGQGQMPPNMGYMPQQEQGNNSRRGRVGRSPQPDRRRQ, encoded by the exons ATGTCGACTTCAAGACCAGGCGAGCATCTGACCATTGGCTACCCGCCACAGACCGTGTCCGCTCAGAACCgctccaactccccaacaagcacctcccccaacgaCCCCCAGTCCGCCGGCAGCACCCTGAGGTCTCCATATGGTCTTTCTCCAGGTCTGACGCCCACCTCCAAGATGCCGGGTGCTTCGCGCTCTGGTGCCGGTTCTCCGAACCACGAGATGGCGGCGTCTGGCCGTTTGTTCTCCAAGCG GGCCCGAGAAAtccaagctcaagaaggcaTCCCGGGAATCCCGGTGAATCCCTGGGGCGGACCTCCGACTAGCGGCAACTCGACTCCTCTTCGTGAAAACATCCCCGAGTCGCCGACCGATGGCTTCCCTGACTTCGCACAGCTACCCACACCACAGGAGCTTCCCTCAACACGCCGTGCTCGTGCCGGCACCGTTCCGTCTCGCTTCTCCCCGGGTGGGGCCGGCAATGGATTGCTTGCCATCCCGTCTCTGGCTTCCAAGACGTCTCGTCCAAGCCCCTCTCAGACGCCGTTCAAGTCTCCATCACCGGGCATCGAGTCATCCGGCAACGATATTTCCAATGCTTCGGCACTTCTCTCGAGGCTGAGGGCTGGCTCCATGCCACAAAGAAGCCCGTTCGCCCACGTGCCTGGCACCAGCTCTCCGTTTGGTCCTTCTATTTTCAGCAGCTGGAACCCCACCGGGACAGGGCGCGACAGAGGCAACACACTGGCCAGCATTGCCAGTGTTCCTTCCAACGGGCCTAGTTCTCCCGCGCAGTCTCACTTTTCCCGAGAGGGCAATGCTGAGAGTGATGTTCATATGAGAACGCTGGACTACCTTGGTCTTGCGGAAACACCTCAGCCCGCACGAGCTCAGATTGCTACTCCGACATATGTCCCCAACTATGCCGATTTCTCCAAGGCTGCCAACCGTTTCCGGTCTTACTCGGTCAACAACAAGGACAGATATGcggacgaagatgaggatgattaTGACGACCCggtcatgatgatggagaacCAGTATCTGCAGATTCAGGATCAGCTCGCTGCCACCAATGCTGCCATCCAGCAGCACAACCTGGCCGTCCAGGCCTTTGCGAACCAGGCTGCCCGTCCTCGTGCCAGGACCGCTGGTGTGTTGGATACTCCGGCCTCCCGTGTTCTTCGCAACTACTACCCCACTCCCTCTAGGCTTGATGAATCCATCACGGCCTCTGACATCCGTGTTTCTGGTGACAAGGAATACGATGATCTTCCGCAAGCCGTTGCTGGGTTGTCGCTTGGTAGGTCCAACAGCCGCAACAATGGCCTCTTGAGCGCCGAAGAACAAGGGCTGGAAGGTCCAACTAGTGCTTTGTGGCTAGGCAGCATccccacatccaccaccacatcgaCCCTGACGGAGATGTTCAAGTCGTACGGACCTATCTTGTCAGCTAGGGTCTTGACTCACAAGAACTGCGGCTTTGTGAACTTTGAACGGGTCGACAGTGCCATCTCCGCCAAGAACACAATGAATGGAAAGGAGATCTTCCCTGGTGCCGGGCCCATTCGCATCAACTTTGCGAAGCCCCCCTCCGCTTCCAACACGCCAGGACATGACGGAGCCATGCCCTCGCCCAGCCCTGATCCGTTTTCCAAGGGCCAGGACAACGCTCAGGGTATGGGCACCGGTGCCCCCGGTGACTCTTCTCCCGCTGCGCTTGTGGGCACTGCGACGCCGACCGTGCCCCCTCTTGCTGAGATGACCGGTGATATTCTCAGTATTGTTGTCCAGTTTGGGGCGACTGAGGAAGACAAGTACAACATCTCGGCTAGCCTCCAGCGGGCGATCCAGTACGGCGAGTTCGTTGACGAAATCCCTCCCATCAAGGAACCTGCGCACACCAGAATCCACGATGCGCCCAAGCTCCGGGATATCCGCAAAAGGATTGACAACCAGGCCTTGTCCCAGGCCGAGATCGAGAGCATTGCCGTTGACATGCTTCCCGAGATTGCCGAGCTTTCTTCGGATTACCTTGGCAACACGGTCGTCCAGAAGCTCTTTGAGCACTGCTCTGATGATGTTCGCGATCAGATGCTGGCCGAGATCGCGCCGCACATGGCCGAGATTGGCGTCCACAAGAACGGAACCTGGGCTGCGCAGAAGATTATCGAAGTGTGTAAGACACCGCACCAGATGAACCTCATTGTGCAGCACTTGCGCCCTTACACGATCCCTCTGTTCTTGGATCAGTACGGCAACTACGTCCTCCAGGGCTGCTTGAAGTTTGGAAGTCCCCACAACGACTTCATCTTTGAGACCATGCTGAGCAGAATGTGGGAGGCGGCGCAGGGACGATATGGAGCTCGCGCCATGCGGGCTTGTCTGGAGAGCCACCATGCCACCAAGGACCAGCAGAGGCTTCTTGCTGCCGCCATTGCTCTCCACAGTGTCCAGCTTGCGACCAATGCCAACGGTGCGCTGCTCTTGACCTGGTTCCTGGACACCTGCACCTTCCCACAGAGACGCACAGTTCTCTCGCCCCAGCTTGTGCCCTACTTGGTCAATCTGTGCACCCACAAGGTTGCTTACCTGACGGTCCTCAAGGTTATCAACCAGAAGGCCGAGGGAGACGCCAGGGACACCGTTCTCAAGGcgctcttcttcacccccaatGATCAAGTTTTGGAGGCGATCCTGAGCGACCACGCGTGCGGAGCCACCTTGATTTTCAAGGTGCTCACCACGCCCTTCTTTGACGAGACAATCCGCAGCCAGGTAGTCGAGACGGTCAAGAATGTGTTGATTCGCATCAAGGCCCAGCCGGGACAGGGTTACAAGCGGCTGATGGATGAAGTTGGACTGTCCACCCGcagcggtggaggcggtggaaaCAGCGCCTCTCGCGATCACAGCAATGACAACAGGCAACGACCAGGCTCGAGACAGACCCCCGGCAACgctcagcaccaccagcaaccgcagcaggctcaacaagctcagcagcagcagcagcaaggtgGACAGTACAACGGCAATGCCGCTCCTCAGTACTACAACCATCTTAATGCCCCTGCTGGCGTTCCTGGTTACGACATGGCATATGGAGTTCCCCgtggcgagggggttgatgccGGCTTGACCCAGCAGTTCCCAACCTTCCAGCAGGGAGCCATGTACAATGCACCAAACACGCCCATGGCACCCGCCTCCATCCAGCAGATGCAGTACCAACAGGCCTTGATGCGGGGAGGGCCGCCCATGAGCAACTACTACTCTGCCGCAGTCCCTGCTGGCTTCAACGGGTACCCGGACCAGTACCGTAACACCGGTAGTCCGATCCAGCCCCCGAGCGCTCAGCTGTCGAACGTCCCCGGACAGGCGCCATTCCCTCCGGCCCCCGGATTCGGCATGAACATGAGTTATGGCTATGGTGGCCAGGGACAGATGCCACCCAACATGGGATACATGCCGCAGCAGGAGCaaggcaacaacagccgACGTGGACGTGTAGGTCGCAGCCCACAACCTGACAGACGCCGTCAGTGA
- the CLA4 gene encoding Protein kinase (COG:T; EggNog:ENOG503NVDQ) has protein sequence MAMHNSVYANGQFMNPGPAPKPPSEKPRLGLMPNVNLPGSMSSMSLNSPVPSNYSGSTIALPISRQGSNTMEGAGGLAIIKQGPVGLPSKNPFQQWKQRYLILRKDILDFHKNENGKQLYKIQLSDVVSVGRVEDDNGDPVFEIKRHLTNQYVGPPGDDDGNGMRSLRVCVKSDDDLYEWIDCIYARCPGGVSNPTNFSHAVHVGFNPHTGQFTGLPEEWTRLLNSSAITKEDVERNPQAVFEVLDFYSDLAKRAENPEEYPTPIQQTPSPNMMQNDQFGYPSSGSSIAPPRQTKPIQPQRSPASYSTTPNAQMRPNEPQQPPMQQLQNVSPNYISADRMREEQRYRELERQREQLREREEQARREQEAYNASLPKTKVPLAQQEIGGGYGAPPATDRFNPSRAAPKAPGQGQALKSQRPAPPPPSSSASRPPMQQQPSSGQISSGQQRLPPRPDQAQPSRYQNGSAAATRQPQPQPQASRLPAPVKPLNVAKPNNDAVKAAEAALTAKPPATERKQDVRMSTMSENEVMAKLREVVSNHDPNQLYSKQKKIGQGASGSVYVAKIISQRPGAPQVSQLKARGGSDRVAIKQMDLAHQPRKELIVNEILVMKENKHANIVNYLDAFLMDNDKELWVVMEYMEGGALTDVIENNPVITEEQISTICLETCQGLDHLHAQNIIHRDIKSDNVLLDARGNVKITDFGFCAKLTETKSKRATMVGTPYWMAPEVVKQKEYGPKVDIWSLGIMAIEMIESEPPYLNEEPLKALYLIATNGTPRLKKPEKLSKELKAFLSVCLCVDVKSRASAQELLNHDFLKHGCPLASLSELLAFKRVAK, from the exons atggcgATGCACAACAG TGTTTACGCGAACGGGCAGTTCATGAACCCAGGGCCTGCCCCCAAACCTCCGTCAGAGAAGCCTCGCCTGGGCCTGATGCCGAATGTCAACCTCCCTGGGTCTATGAGTTCCATGAGCCTGAACTCCCCCGTCCCGAGCAACTACAGCGGATCGACCATagccctccccatctcccgaCAAGGATCCAACACCATGGAAGGCGCCGGAGGactcgccatcatcaagcaGGGCCCTGTTGGCCTTCCCAGCAAGAACCCTTTCCAGCAGTGGAAGCAGCGATACCTGATCCTGCGCAAGGACATTCTGGACTTCCACAAGAACGAGAACGGCAAGCAGCTCTACAAGATTCAACTATCCGATGTTGTAAGTGTTGGCCGAGTCGAAGACGACAACGGTGACCCCGTCTTCGAGATCAAGCGGCACTTGACCAACCAGTACGTCGGGCCGCCaggcgacgacgatggaAATGGCATGAGATCACTGCGTGTCTGCGTCAAGAGTGACGATGATTTGTACGAATGGATCGACTGCATCTACGCCCGCTGCCCCGGCGGCGTCAGCAACCCTACCAACTTCTCACACGCCGTACACGTCGGCTTCAACCCTCACACCGGCCAGTTCACCGGGCTTCCGGAAGAATGGACCCGACTACTCAACTCGtcagccatcaccaaggaggatgtcgagaGAAATCCCCAGGCCGTGTTTGAGGTCCTCGACTTCTACTCCGACTTGGCCAAGCGCGCCGAGAACCCCGAGGAGTACCCTACACCCATCCAACAGACGCCCTCCCCGAACATGATGCAGAATGATCAGTTTGGCTATCCCAGCAGCGGGAGCTCGATCGCGCCGCCGAGACAGACCAAGCCCATCCAACCACAGCGTAGCCCCGCATCCTACTCGACGACCCCGAACGCGCAAATGCGACCGAACGAGCCGCAGCAACCCCCCATGCAGCAGCTCCAGAACGTGTCACCAAATTACATCTCGGCCGATCGCATGCGGGAAGAACAACGATACAGAGAATTGGAACGACAACGAGAACAGTTGAGAGAAAGGGAGGAACAGGCTCGCCGGGAGCAGGAGGCTTATAATGCGTCGCTTCCCAAGACCAAGGTTCCTCTGGCGCAGCAAGAAATCGGTGGCGGCTACGGCGCGCCACCGGCCACCGATAGATTCAACCCATCCCGGGCTGCCCCCAAGGCTCCAGGACAGGGACAGGCCCTCAAGTCACAGAGACCAgccccgcctccaccaagcAGCTCTGCTTCTCGCCCTCCcatgcaacagcagcccagcTCTGGTCAAATCTCGTCCGGCCAACAAAGATTACCACCACGGCCTGATCAGGCTCAACCTTCGCGGTACCAGAATGGCTCGGCGGCTGCCACAAggcaaccacaacctcaacctcaggCTTCTCGCCTGCCCGCCCCCGTGAAGCCCCTGAATGTTGCCAAGCCAAACAATGATGCCGTCAAAGCTGCCGAGGCCGCCCTGACAGCTAAGCCTCCCGCGACAGAGCGCAAGCAGGATGTTCGCATGTCGACCATGTCTGAGAATGAGGTTATGGCCAAGTTGAGGGAAGTTGTGTCTAATCACGATCCCAACCAGCTGTATTCCAAGCAAAAGAAGATTGGCCAGGGTGCGTCCGGGTCCGTCTACGTGGCCAAGATCATCTCGCAACGACCAGGCGCTCCGCAGGTGTCGCAGCTCAAGGCCCGCGGCGGTAGCGACCGTGTCGCTATCAAGCAGATGGATCTGGCTCACCAGCCCCGCAAGGAGTTGATTGTGAACGAGATTCTGGTCATGAAGGAGAACAAGCACGCCAACATTGTTAACTACCTGGATGCCTTCCTTATGGATAACGACAAGGAGCtctgggtggtgatggagtaCATGGAGGGTGGTGCGTTGACGGATGTTATTGAGAACAACCCTGTTATTACGGAGGAGCAGATTTCTACCATCTGCCTTGAG ACATGCCAAGGTTTGGATCATTTGCATGCTCAAAACATCATTCACCGCGACATCAAGTCTGACAATGTCCTTTTGGACGCTCGGGGTAACGTCAAGATTA CTGATTTTGGCTTCTGCGCCAAGCTCACCGAGACCAAGTCCAAGCGAGCGACCATGGTCGGGACGCCTTACTGGATGGCGCCCGAGGTGGTGAAGCAAAAGGAGTACGGGCCCAAGGTGGATATTTGGTCGCTGGGCATCATGGCGATTGAAATGATTGAGAGCGAGCCGCCTTATCTGAACGAGGAGCCGCTCAAGGCGCTGTATCTCATTGCGACGAACGGGACGccgaggctgaagaagccaGAGAAGCTGagcaaggagctcaaggccTTCCTGTCGGTGTGCCTGTGTGTTGACGTCAAGAGCAGAGCGTCGGCGCAGGAGCTGCTGAATCATGACTTTCTGAAGCATGGGTGCCCGCTGGCGAGTCTGAGCGAGCTGTTGGCCTTTAAGAGGGTGGCGAAATGA
- a CDS encoding uncharacterized protein (EggNog:ENOG503P96V; COG:K) yields MEPTPEFIRIRSRQPVNERDQSSLSISSSSDSAYGSSSESCSPATHDISRVSYHVKHLESFAQALEDSASRAFPNRGPTQRYTKVHALMLHWKSDDLFVLPELEDLEKCFRDHYCFETDIFSIPSENSHLELMLRIGDMVKQYESEQTLFVVYYGGHARIDESRQSTWCANRRHDSPWLQWSAIQTLLERSISDVLILLDCCAGAASATFPTGQSITETISASSWDAIAPDPGRYSFTNTLIEVLEEWRGKTFSAAMLHAEVLARLKHPRPILINGKHFEARSTPVHFMMTSNHKAPSIEICQLVPPKPAKSRRGMASSSVPTGRDWHQPFPSSMDDMIPTASEPNEDEPHVMISLALEDDQKLDLNKWEEWLASFPALAKFVKVQGVFKSHSTLLLLSLPVMVWDFLPDDPACSFVAFIRSNNLLREPKESSPEPTPAEASVPATATQEVQPELGREVQPELAQDDAESYSGSTLAQTENMETVRHGASVPNIPADPWTSTHRADSMPLTPYSQVLSPQPSSSNLFTSLRNMGSAISLSGQQQQQQQQQPRPASLTSLSHHTPDITRTMILNRSKSSKRSTFSPDEEIPPGHQLAKHVLHRLEEYFHRDPEPNLAVLEHLASHFGVETNDIRIWFHNRREQHRLDTNLQTLRLPSSEPVDSGDEPDMILPGHLNRLLEIYPSKGILLVDLRSSTDFERSHIHNSINLRAPLKFISWASLEMVEDTFVDDQSRRSFSKWSTCRCVVFYDRVIEFPWECPTASALGKKFGEKGWKGRCFVLKGHYREFSASFDRYISGEKMTQEAKEYLDGLRQKGGSLTEEEGRERDGLFEAWLEGWGGKGKGKGSKGNELVPGRKVERLREVEERQGELEREFEGRFPALWRKGLMMRKDSAAVLPGEEGGYSPIAPSVSPPPPFESGGGQQGFKDVEWQKRKGIEEEGEAVFVGPLARGLERMREAGMGLGSQTPSPTSGTPVGDLKGKMMGFDYEYPSGVTEEEYEEIDAVQEGLTPATATADIKGGGGGGVINKVVKKRGVVREWLRGGTGNK; encoded by the exons ATGGAGCCAACGCCAGAGTTTATAAGGATCCGCTCGAGACAGCCCGTCAATGAACGGGATCAGAGCAGCCTCAGTATAAGCAGCAGCTCTGATTCTGCT TATGGTTCATCGAGCGAGAGTTGCTCCCCAGCGACACATGATATCAGCCGAGTTAGCTACCATGTCAAGCACCTCGAGAGCTTTGCCCAGGCTTTGGAAGAT TCAGCGAGCAGGGCATTCCCAAACCGAGGCCCTACCCAGCGATACACCAAGGTCCACGCCCTGATGCTTCACTGGAAAAGCGAtgatttgtttgttttgccAGAgttggaggacttggagaaGTGCTTCCGGGATCACTACTGCTTCGAGACCGATATCTTTTCGATTCCGTCTGAGAACTCTCACCTGGAGTTGATGCTCAGGATTGGCGACATGGTGAAACAATACGAATCCGAACAGACACTATTCGTGGTCTACTATGGAGGTCATGCCAGGATAGACGAGTCACGGCAGAGCACCTGGTGCGC TAATCGCCGTCATGATTCACCATGGCTACAATGGTCTGCCATCCAAACTCTCCTCGAAAGATCAATATCAGATGTGTTGATTCTTCTCGACTGTTGTGCCGGAGCAGCCAGTGCCACCTTCCCAACAGGCCAAAGCATCACCGAGACCATCTCCGCTTCGAGTTGGGACGCCATCGCCCCTGATCCGGGAAGATATTCTTTCACCAACACCTTGATCGAGGTTCTTGAAGAGTGGAGAGGAAAGACATTCTCGGCCGCGATGCTGCACGCCGAGGTCCTTGCTCGTTTGAAGCATCCACGTCCCATCTTGATCAACGGCAAACACTTCGAGGCGAGATCAACACCAGTTCACTTCATGATGACGTCGAACCACAAAGCACCCAGCATCGAGATATGCCAACTGGTGCCACCAAAACCTGCCAAGTCCCGTCGTGGCATGGCATCGAGCTCAGTCCCAACGGGTCGGGACTGGCACCAGCCATTCCCATCCTCGATGGATGACATGATTCCGACGGCCTCGGAGCCGAATGAGGACGAGCCTCACGTGATGATTTCCCTGGCTCTGGAGGATGACCAGAAGCTGGATTTGAATAAGTGGGAGGAGTGGCTGGCAAGCTTTCCTGCGCTGGCGAAGTTTGTCAAGGTGCAAGGCGTCTTCAAGAGCCATTCGACACTTTTGTTGCTATCACTaccggtgatggtgtgggaTTTTCTTCCTGACGATCCAGCATGCTCATTTGTGGCATTCATTCGGTCAAACAACCTGTTGCGAGAACCAAAAGAGAGTAGTCCTGAGCCAACACCAGCTGAAGCAAGCGTCCCTGCCACCGCGACGCAGGAAGTACAACCAGAGCTCGGCCGTGAAGTCCAACCAGAGCTCGCCCAGGACGATGCCGAATCCTATTCCGGATCTACCCTCGCCCAGACCGAAAACATGGAAACCGTCCGCCACGGGGCCAGCGTACCAAACATCCCCGCAGACCCCTGGACATCAACCCACCGAGCCGATTCCATGCCCTTAACCCCCTACTCCCAAGTCCTCTCCCCTCagccctcctccagcaactTATTCACCTCCCTAAGAAACATGGGCTCAGCCATATCCCTCTcaggccaacaacaacaacaacaacaacaacaaccccgcccagcctccctcacctccctctcccatcacACCCCCGACATAACCAGAACAATGATCCTCAACCgctccaaatcctccaaaCGCTCCACTTTTTCGCCGGACGAAGAAATCCCCCCAGGCCACCAACTAGCCAAACACGTCCTCCACCGCCTAGAAGAATACTTCCACCGCGACCCCGAACCAAACCTAGCGGTCCTCGAGCATTTGGCCTCCCATTTTGGGGTGGAAACAAACGACATCAGGATCTGGTTCCACAACCGCAGGGAACAGCACCGGCTGGACACCAACCTCCAGACCTTGCGCCTCCCCTCCAGCGAACCAGTCGACTCGGGTGACGAGCCAGACATGATACTCCCGGGCCATCTGAACCGCCTCTTGGAGATTTACCCCTCCAAGGGGATCTTGTTGGTTGACCTGCGCTCCAGCACCGATTTCGAACGGTCCCACATCCACAACTCCATCAATTTACGAGCCCCACTCAAGTTTATCAGTTGGGCAAGCCTGGAAATGGTAGAAGACACCTTTGTGGACGACCAATCACGACGGTCGTTCTCCAAGTGGTCGACCTGCCGCTGCGTGGTCTTTTACGACCGCGTGATAGAATTTCCATGGGAGTGCCCGACTGCCTCGGCGTTAGGCAAAAAATTcggggaaaaggggtggaagggaagGTGTTTTGTGCTCAAGGGTCATTACAGGGAGTTTTCGGCCAGTTTCGATAGGTACATCTCGGGAGAAAAGATGACGCAAGAAGCGAAGGAGTATCTGGATGGGTTGAGGCAGAAAGGGGGGAGTTtgactgaggaggagggcagggagagggatgggttgtttgaggcctggttggaggggtggggggggaaggggaaggggaaggggagtaAGGGAAATGAGCTGGTGCctgggaggaaggtggaaCGACtcagggaggtggaggagaggcagggggagttggaaagggagtttgaggggcGGTTTCCGGCGctgtggaggaaggggttgatgatgaggaaggattctgctgctgtgctaccgggggaggaggggggttacTCCCCCATCGCGCCGAGTGTGAGTCCGCCTCCGCCGTTTGAGTCGGGAGGAGGACAACAGGGGTTCAAGGATGTGGAGtggcagaagaggaaggggatcgaggaggaaggggaggcggtgTTTGTGGGGCCgttggcgagggggttggagaggatgagggaggcggggatggggttggggagtcAGACTCCTTCTCCGACCAGCGGGACTCCTGTCGGGGATctgaaggggaagatgatggggtttgACTATGAGTATCCCTCTGGAGTCACCGAGGAAGAATACGAGGAGATTGATGCTGTTCAAGAGGGCCTCACTCCCGCCACTGCCACGGCCGACATcaaaggtggaggaggaggaggagtaatAAACAAGGTGGTCAAGAAacgaggggtggtgagggagtggttgaggggtgggaCGGGGAATAAGTAG